One region of Phragmites australis chromosome 18, lpPhrAust1.1, whole genome shotgun sequence genomic DNA includes:
- the LOC133899674 gene encoding succinate dehydrogenase assembly factor 1, mitochondrial, with protein MASRRRLSGIQRQVLALYRGFLRTARLRAPEEGRRIESVVSAEFRENARNVDHKNFVYIEYLLRRGKRQLDQLKNPDITGLSTLEVNK; from the coding sequence ATGGCCTCTCGTCGAAGGTTATCTGGTATCCAGAGGCAGGTCTTGGCGCTGTACAGGGGGTTCCTTCGGACAGCACGGCTAAGGGCCCCAGAAGAGGGCCGCAGGATTGAGTCTGTCGTCTCAGCAGAATTCCGTGAGAATGCGAGGAATGTTGATCATAAGAACTTTGTATACATCGAGTACTTGCtaaggagagggaagagacaGCTTGACCAGCTCAAGAATCCTGATATTACTGGACTTTCAACCCTTGAAGTAAATAAATAA